ACTTGTCAAGTCCCAGCAAGGTGCAGGAAAGGAATATGTGTGTGTGGTCCGATTCCACGACAAGCtgaaggacgagaaggCTTTGCCCCGAGCTTTGGAGACGCTCACCGGCGCCCTTTTCCAGCGACCGCCTCTTATCTCCGCCGTCAAGCGTCAGCTTCGTGTTCGAACAATCTACGAATCCAAGTTGATCGAATACGACAATGAAAGGAACCTTGGTGTCTTCTGGGTGTCATGTGAGGCCGGTACTTATATTAGGACTTTGTGTGTCCACTTGGGGTTGCTGTTGGGTGTCGGTGCCCACATGCAAGAACTCAGACGTGTGAGGAGTGGTATTACTGGCGAGAATGATGACATCGTGTCTATGCACGATGTTTTGGATGCCCAGTGGTTGTACGATAACACTCGTGACGGTAAGTAGTTTGTCTTATCCTTTCCAGCGTATGTGCTCATACGAGCAATTTAGAATCCTACCTGCGCCGAGTAATTCGCCCTCTTGAGTCTCTTCTCACCAACTACAAGCGTATCGTCGTTAAAGATTCCGCCGTCAACGCCATTTGCTATGGTGCCAAGCTCATGATTCCTGGTCTCTTGCGATATGAAGCCGATATTGAAGTCAACGAAGAGGTTGTTCTCATGACTACAAAGGGCGAGGCTATTGCCATTGGTATCGCTCAAATGTCTACTGTCGACCTTGCTTCTTGCGATCATGGTGTGGTGGccaaggtgaagaggtgCATCATGAACAGGGATCTTTACCCTAGGAAGTGGGGACTTGGTCCCAAGgctcaagagaagaagaagatgattaaGAAGGGAGAGCTGGACAAGTATGGCAAGCCTATTGAAGGTGTTACCCCTCAACAATGGTCCAAGGGTTACGTTGACTACAATGACCCTGATGCTGTGCCTGCTTCTGGATCCAACGACCTCTTGCCCACCCAACCTGCCACTACGGAAGATGTCAAGATGGAGCCGGTCGAAGTCAAGGTTGAGgcggatgagaagaagcgcaagcgcgaggaagaggaagttggaTCACCAAAGGctgaggacaagaagaagaagaagaaggtgaagactGAGGATGGTGCTGAGCGAGAGGAAACTGCTGAGGAGAGGGCGGCAAGGAAGGcggccaagaaggagaagaaggagaaaaagaaggtgaaggaggagtaGATGTAGGTGTTTTTTGTTTCTAGAGGGCTCTTGGATTCTGTATGTACCGTATTTGCATTCTGCATCCCCTATCATTGCCTATATGCCTACAGTGGTCCATCCACATCATTCATTGTCCATTACTTAGTTAATGCCAGTCAATTCTCAGTTCCCTGTCAATTTCCCCGAAGCCATGGAAAAAGACCTTGAAAAAGTCGATATAGTGCCTCACGTCGTGACTACCTGCTGTCTCCCTAATGGAGTGCATGGAAAGTTGGGCGAGACCAATATCAACCGTGCGGACGTGTGTAGAGAGATGTGGGCCAACGGTCGAGCCGCATGACTAAATCATTGTTGAATCAGCGCCTGAATGCCTTCGAATCCGGGGTGTAGCGCATGTACGTACGGAATCATTGCGGATCTCGAATTCTTGAACAGGAACCCCCGCTTTCTTCgccactcttctcaacaagaaTGTCGTTTGAGCGTTGGAAGTGTAACGCTGGTTGGCGTTGGTCTTGATCACGATTCCACCATTGATCTTGGGAGCAAGATTGGTTTCGTAGCGTGATTCGTAATTGGGGTGAATCTGCCAGGGCAATAGGTTAAAATAGCCCAAACTGGGGATGCAAAAACTTACAGCATGACCCATGTCAGCCGAGATCAAAAAGCTGTTCGCCAGCATAGTATAGTAGCCCACGTCTTTGTAGTCCTTCAATTGCACTATGCGCTCTACAAACGCGGGAAGCAAATTGGATTCGGCGCCATGGTGGGAGACAGAGCCAACCTCTTCATTATCGAATAAAATGACACAACGAATGTTGGATTCGTCTTCGGCGTTGGATGTCTTAACCGCCTCGCAAAGAGCCTCAACGGTGCAGAAACTGCAGGGCAGGTCAGACAGAGAATCAATGCACTGCCAATTGATACGTACGACGTCATAAGGTTATCGATGCGAGGGCTGTAGACGAACTCGTTCGAAAGACCACCAACGGCGGATGGTTGTGTGTCAAATAGAGAGCTTAACTGCAGTTAGGAATGTATTTGACTACAGAAGACGACAGAAAAGGAACCTACAGTTCAAAGTCTTGGATATCAGCAATACCACATCCAAGCTCTTCAGCCAGTACAGCCAAGAGCTTGGGATGGTGTTTATCCTCCATGTTCGCCACATCGAACAAGTCGTCCGATTTCTCAATTTCATGAGAGCCATCTTTGGCGAGAGGTCGATGAGGTGTTCCGGAGTGCGATCTCTTCATACCCTGTGCAGCATCTGTCGCATTCAACG
Above is a window of Cryptococcus tetragattii IND107 chromosome 1, whole genome shotgun sequence DNA encoding:
- a CDS encoding centromere/microtubule-binding protein CBF5, translated to MAVASSSALTDSQVSKIQQDSEFSIKSESVTPKLDTSQWPLLLKNYDKLLVRSSHFTPIPSGISPLKRDLQTYVKSGVINLDKPSNPSSHEVVAWLKRILRVEKTGHSGTLDPKVTGCLIVCIDRATRLVKSQQGAGKEYVCVVRFHDKLKDEKALPRALETLTGALFQRPPLISAVKRQLRVRTIYESKLIEYDNERNLGVFWVSCEAGTYIRTLCVHLGLLLGVGAHMQELRRVRSGITGENDDIVSMHDVLDAQWLYDNTRDESYLRRVIRPLESLLTNYKRIVVKDSAVNAICYGAKLMIPGLLRYEADIEVNEEVVLMTTKGEAIAIGIAQMSTVDLASCDHGVVAKVKRCIMNRDLYPRKWGLGPKAQEKKKMIKKGELDKYGKPIEGVTPQQWSKGYVDYNDPDAVPASGSNDLLPTQPATTEDVKMEPVEVKVEADEKKRKREEEEVGSPKAEDKKKKKKVKTEDGAEREETAEERAARKAAKKEKKEKKKVKEE